Below is a genomic region from Astatotilapia calliptera chromosome 13, fAstCal1.2, whole genome shotgun sequence.
AGTTTATCCAACCAGTGGATCAGGGATCCACTTGAGAGGCAGCTAAATGATATTCCGGAACAACTCGTCAAACTGCTGGCAGAGAAACAAGACAGGAAGTGCTGAGGCTTTCTGGTTGGTAGCAACCgaacttttaaaatgaaatgagggGAACGTCTTCAAGAACATCTTGTTTTCATCTGTTTAGTCCAGTCTCGGAGTTTTCCTCTGCAGACctctctgttttttctcttgATGTTGGTGTTAGATTTAACGCTTCAAGCTCAAACGTGAGGAAATCACGCGTTTGGACGCGCCTGGTGACATTTCCGATTAAAATGATGTTTGTCATTTCTTTCAAGCATGAAACAGCAGACGGGGGAGTCCAGGCCATTAGGATAAAACGTTACACAGAGAGCGTTTTCCTCCCAGTGAGGAAACTTGGTGGTGTCGGTGCAAACAAAGGAAAGGTGAGGATGACCTGATTTATGTTTACATTAGTCCAGTGTGGAGGTGCATGGTGGGCAAACTCTCATTAGTTCTGTTGGTAATTTATGCCATCATTTTTATGGAGTCTTCCAAACTTTCCTTCAAACTGTAAGAAATCTTTTGCGAAGAATGCAAAATCGTCATCATTCTAATGAATTTGTCATAACTCTTTTTTGGCAGATGACCATCAAGCTGACAAAAGCTACCGAAGAGTAAGTTATACATTCAAAATGTTACCACTCTTCATGTAAATACGTTTGGCTCTGAATAAATGCCATATTTCTTTTTGTATCTCGGAAAAGTTGTAAAACTTATTAAGAACAACCTCCCTGTAACTTCCTCAGGAAGGAAAAACCAGAGGCAGAGAAGCTGAAGGCAGTGGTGAAAAATCTCAGAGCACAGGACAGTAAGACTAACAAGAAGGATTACAGCGCCACAAGGCGTAGATACAGCAGGAGTCAGAGCAGGAGTCGGAGCAGAAGTCCCTCCAGAGACCAGTTTGGACGTATCAAAAAGAGATGCAGCTCCAGCGTCGAACGTGAACACCGGAGCAGCAGGCAGAGGCGAAGCCGAGAGAGATTACACAAGCGCACCCGAAGCCGCTCCAAGAGCAGGAGCAGGAGTCGCAGCCGGAGCAAGAGCTCCAGTAGGAGCCGAAGCAGGAGCAGGGAGAGGAGCAAAGACCGGGCCAGCAAGAGAAGGagtaaaacaaacagagacCATGAAGAAAATCACAAGAGGAGGAGGGAACTGAGCCCTCCTCCTAGGCGAGGTGGAATTGTGGATGACGAGCTGGCGAGGAAGAAGCGGGAACTGGAGGAGCTGAATGAAATGATCGCCTACAAAAAGTCGCTGGTGGACCCAAGAGGACTGGAACCTGGACAGAGGACCTGCATTGACTACGACCACGGTAGGATCGCCGTTCCCCTCGCCGAGTACAAACCGGTCCGTTCCATCTTAAAGAAACGACCAGATGGACCAGAATATCTCCACCGTCCTCCTTACGACGATGTTTATTATGACCGCCCATATAGTGCTTACCAAGACAGGTCCTACAGTGACCCGTATGCCACTCGGCCATACGCAGATCAGTATGGTGACCGTCCATACAGTGACCGCTCTTATGAAAGTCACCTCTATAGTGAATCTCCCTATGGTGGCCCGCCATCTACCAGCCGCCGCTACACTGATCGATACGATGTTTATGATGAACCCTACGATGATCGCTACTATGACCCGGCGTATGTGGACCGACCTTACGATCCATATCCCCCAGCCAAACGAAGCCACTCTCCAGAACCTCGTGGCCTCTCGCCCCCTTCTCACGCTGGCAAAGCTCACACAGCTTCGACTCACCCGCCTTTGTCCCATAGTGCTGCCACATCCTCATGCCAGACCTCATTCAGACCCCCTTCGCCCATAGACTCACCTCCTAGAAGCCCTTCTCCCAAACTAAAGGAGAAGAAGTCACGCTTGTCTCCTCCAACTGAGAAACCACCCCTGGACCGTTTCCTTGATATGCTTAACCGAAAGGTGGATGCTGAAAAGAATTTGGGACCAGTTCATGTTAATGATGACCTTCTGCCTCATGAGCGGGCTCTTCAGGATGGTAAGGGTTTCTCTCGAATTGTGGGGCTGGCTCAAGAGCCACCAAGCATTAGTCTAGCCCAAGAAGGGCAAAAGAGACCACCGAGCCCTAAACGTTCCTCTGTTGAGAAAACAAATGAGGATCCAAAGACAGAACCCTATGACAAGATCCAGAGTCTACTTCGTACTATTGGCTTGAAGCTGAGCACAGGAGAGGTCTCTAAACTAGCCAGCCAAGCCCAGGAGAAAGTCTTTAGCCCGAGATCTTCCACGGAGAGAGACACTTCATCGGCTCCACGGGAAGAACTGCGGACAACCAGAACCGGTTCCCTGGAATCGGATCGCATCCATTCCCACTCGCCTGTCAGATCCTCCAGTTTGGAGCCGCTCAGCAGACAGAAAACTAACGTGTCTGAATATGAAGATTTCCTGGACCAGCAAGAGTTAGAAGCATTTAAGAAGGCACAACAGCTACAGAGTCTTACCAAAACGATGGGGAGCACAGCCACCACCACTCCTTCTCCAAAACCCCCTTCTGGGCCTCCACCTGCTCACTACCGACATCCAACACCACCATTCAACTGGCCACTTGGCGTCACCGCTGAGATTTTGCCAACGCAGACGTCCACATCCAGCATGGTCACTCAAACTCCTCCTGCAGCTGGTACACAATTCCAAACACTGGGACAACCTCCTGGACCTCCACCTGGACCCCCTCCACGGCGGCCAGGACAGCCTCCTCCGGGACCGCCTCCTGGACCTCCACCACGACGTCATCCTGGACAGCCTCCTTTCTCTCCACCCTCCAATCAATCAGTCTTGCCTTTTATTGAAGTGCCAGACAAAGCACCTCCCCTTGGGACCACCAGTCCTACACAACCTTTAATCACTACTGTGGTACTACCACCATCACCAACACTGACATCTTCAAGTCCTGTAAGCACTGACCACTCTGCTATCTCTACAACAGTGGCGAGATGCCTGAAGGTCATTGAGACCGTGAAATCTCTAGCTGTTCAGTCACCAGCCAAACCAGTCAAATCTGTCCAGTTCAGTTTACCCACAGAGCCCCCATTAGTAGAGACAGAAGATGACATAAAGCTCAAGCAGAAGGAGAAGGTAGGGTTCGGCACTACTAGACTATCAGATATTTTACTGCACGagagataaaataaatgtactACAGAACGTCTGTTTTTTGGATTGGTTCTTTCCTTAGATCGTATGTTTCCAGATAACTTGTGCACTTGAGAGTTAGAAACCCAGGAAATGTTAAAAGAACGATAAGATCAACTGCATCATGGTGGAAGTCTTGACAGAaggtatttatatttatgttgcAGCTGGATTTGTACAACCAGAGACTTTTGGAAAAGAGAGAACAGGAGTTCAAGGAGATGCTAGCCCGTAAGAAGCAAGGGGAGACCAGTAAGGATGGCTTGCTGATCTCGTCAGGTATCAGAacctctgtttttaaaataagataTTTCATCCTAACTAGAAACCTTTCACTTGCAGGTATTTGAATGACAAATATATTTTCCACTGAATACAATGTATATTATTTTCatggtttctttttatttcacttgACAGGTACTTTGAgtattcaaaaaacaaaaaaacaaaagcaggttTTAGTGAGAAGCCCAGCCACGTGGTAAAACATTCAGAAGATAACATCAAGGAAGTATTGCTTTGCTTTCTCTGAAATTGAAAACATGTAACTACCCAAGCCTTGCTAGCCAGGTACGCCCTATTGGAGAGAGACCTATCTATTGCTAAGATACAGTCACGTCTCTTCACCTAGGTGGCCCTGCCATCTTATAGATTCCTACACAGTAGAGTCagatatatgtgtatgtatatatgtatgtgtgtgtgtatatatatatatatatatatacacacacacacacgctcccgTTTACTGAGTCTGGTGGTTCATCCAATGATCGAGAGAAGCCACCAGCTGCCATCTGAATTCCGCAAAATAATGCGTTTGGTCTCTTCCATTGGAATATAGACTTTGTTTTGAGTGTAATTACACTGTATGACCAAACATTCAGTACCAGTCCAGAACCTGACAGTTTTTAGCATCAACCCACATTGATAACTAGACAGGTAGGCAGAGTGATCATGTTTTGGAAAGCTAGCACCATATTCAGCTTAGATTTACTTGCACTCAGTGGTCATTCATacctaccgtattttcacgaccataagacgcactgtactaaaaggcgcagtctcagttatgtgtgccattactgtatttaacacacacataaggcgcactggatcatagggcgcatacaagtaccgtatgcgtatttaaaaataaagcgggagcaaacctgagttcggtaccttactcacatttttattaccagtaatcgtcatcatcaacaacacacaagcatacaagtgtgcatatttaaaaataaagcaggagcaaaacaaagtttggtactcacattttcatcatcaatcaaacccatcgaagtcctcatcctctgtgtctgaacagctgcgctaaatctccatcaaacatgccaggttcactttcttcaccgtcagagtcaATTTCCGTgtcgtgcggctcctcggaaacgatGCCTGCTTTTgtgaaagctcgaacaacagtgccagcagacatgttagcccaagcatctacaatccattggcaaattgtggcgtaactcgcccggcgctgccttccactcttggtgaaactgtggtctccatcggtcatccatcgctcccaggccgctcgcagccttactttgaacgggcggttcacaccgatgtgcagcagttggagttcctttgtcaggcctcccggaatgacagcaagctcacagttcatttgcttcactagttttttcacatcgtcTGTGAGATGgacacgcatagagtcacagattaagagcgatggtgatgcgtggaaaaaccacctggtctccttacatacacctccctcagccactctttcatcatttcctcatccatccagcccttttcatttgccttaatgatgatttctgctggaaacttctctttaggcaaagtctttcgcttaaaaatcaccataggcggcagtttctgtccattagcatggcagccaagcacaacagtaaaagaagacttttcgtgccccgttgtgcgtatcgctaccgtgctggtccccttcttctctacagtgtgactcaccgggatgtcaaaagtgagcgggacctcgtccatgtttgtgatgtggctgggctggatgtttttgtcgccgatgtgtttgctgcagtaggagcggaagatggccagcttttccttataatccgctggaagttgctgcgctaccgtagtcctggtccggatggaaaaatggcaccgtttcataaaacgaaagcaccaagacggacctcctcggaaatgttcaatgttcatctcttcagctagtgaaactgcttttagccgaatggtgaccgtcgaaacgcttctcccgctcgttctttgctcgaacCATcaattcgttaatcttaaattctctcgccgttgctcgatttccatgttcctccgcatagctgatggccttcagtttaaactgtgcttcgtaagcgtgtctctttgccattttcagggttgttaaaacaacgatgttccacataatgcacatacctgtccttttatacaggtatgtgcgattgtccggtatatacgatcaacgcccacacttcaccctttagcgttctcatggtgttctctactacgtcctccttacaacacacagggcgcactgcgctatagggcgcgccgtactttttgaagaaaatctaagacttttaagtgcgccttatggtcgtgaaaatacggtacatGTAATTCAGAAggtataagataagataagataacctttattagtcccacacgtgggaaatttgttaggtcacagcaggaagtggacagtgcaaaagttatgaggcaaaaattagaatacaataagaataaatacagtacacaactgtacagaatagaataaaataaaataaatatacaataagataaaaatagaatacaaatacaaatactatatacaactgagtaaaaatacaacgatgacagaaaggattattgcacttagtattattgcacatgtgtggatgtgtgtgtttgttcagttaaagtctttattatggagtctgacagcagtggggaggaaagacctgcgaaatctctccgtcccacaccgtgggtgccgcagtctcccactgaaggagctgctcagtgctgtcacagtctgctgcatggggtgggagatgttgtccatcagggatgacagcttagccgccgttctcctgtcactcaccacctccactgggtccagagggcatcctagaacagagctggcccttcggatcaccctgttcagtctcttcctgtccccagcagagatgctgccgccccagcagaccacgccataaaagatagcagaagccaccacagagtcatagaaggtcttcaggagtgggccctccactccaaacgacctgagtctccgcagcaggtacagcctgctctgccctttcctgtagagggcgtctgagttatgagtccagtccagtctattgttcagatgaacaccaaggtacctgtagctgtccacaggtACCTTGTGGACAGTATATTCTTTTGCTAAATGGTATTTGCTGACTGCTTGTATGCTGGTTTTACCTCTGGGTCGTCCTAAAATAAAGGTCTATAATAATTTTGGATGAA
It encodes:
- the LOC113035533 gene encoding serine/arginine repetitive matrix protein 1, which gives rise to MRDPDTLDDISKERFEGTILKSIPRHPPKTIKKELEEKEEATEEEQGAADAGQVQIKVEKMEEGEKGEVQGGQEVTLELKKEKTYEEVTKEKPPVAEVKTKSDVEVGRLVMTIDGQQKQLTFGPKDLLTTATMLDGDKVRFNIATHRETKEERATCVEILHDSFEESTEQRQHGIVIEFLEDSGLIKCTQNPQLFFHMSEVIEKKKLELNEKVEFSIVPHETADGGVQAIRIKRYTESVFLPVRKLGGVGANKGKMTIKLTKATEEKEKPEAEKLKAVVKNLRAQDSKTNKKDYSATRRRYSRSQSRSRSRSPSRDQFGRIKKRCSSSVEREHRSSRQRRSRERLHKRTRSRSKSRSRSRSRSKSSSRSRSRSRERSKDRASKRRSKTNRDHEENHKRRRELSPPPRRGGIVDDELARKKRELEELNEMIAYKKSLVDPRGLEPGQRTCIDYDHGRIAVPLAEYKPVRSILKKRPDGPEYLHRPPYDDVYYDRPYSAYQDRSYSDPYATRPYADQYGDRPYSDRSYESHLYSESPYGGPPSTSRRYTDRYDVYDEPYDDRYYDPAYVDRPYDPYPPAKRSHSPEPRGLSPPSHAGKAHTASTHPPLSHSAATSSCQTSFRPPSPIDSPPRSPSPKLKEKKSRLSPPTEKPPLDRFLDMLNRKVDAEKNLGPVHVNDDLLPHERALQDGKGFSRIVGLAQEPPSISLAQEGQKRPPSPKRSSVEKTNEDPKTEPYDKIQSLLRTIGLKLSTGEVSKLASQAQEKVFSPRSSTERDTSSAPREELRTTRTGSLESDRIHSHSPVRSSSLEPLSRQKTNVSEYEDFLDQQELEAFKKAQQLQSLTKTMGSTATTTPSPKPPSGPPPAHYRHPTPPFNWPLGVTAEILPTQTSTSSMVTQTPPAAGTQFQTLGQPPGPPPGPPPRRPGQPPPGPPPGPPPRRHPGQPPFSPPSNQSVLPFIEVPDKAPPLGTTSPTQPLITTVVLPPSPTLTSSSPVSTDHSAISTTVARCLKVIETVKSLAVQSPAKPVKSVQFSLPTEPPLVETEDDIKLKQKEKLDLYNQRLLEKREQEFKEMLARKKQGETSKDGLLISSGKQVSSEPRNVWIVGHSLVYWAESRAKSPEVGMQLGMDPGKVTVWWKGTQGMTWSQLLPQLHQLKVTWPNPDVLILHLGGNDLSTDSPTDLLASVKKDLTSMRSIFPQCVLVWSNILPRRVWRHSVDSHEVDLVRTTVNRRIQNIISELGGTSLTHDNIRCGANTGLYRVDGVHLSQKGIDVFNLNLQDLLEKWEMEVNAASEKS